One Poecile atricapillus isolate bPoeAtr1 chromosome 32, bPoeAtr1.hap1, whole genome shotgun sequence DNA window includes the following coding sequences:
- the CD79A gene encoding B-cell antigen receptor complex-associated protein alpha chain isoform X2, which translates to MLPSPAGVRTDPTAGSLPLKDPPLFNTGSFCETLTHGGLRGSGGSLTPPVSPRALRVRPSPMGGCGDPPAGIGGLCASPCPTAGPQCPPSRLAEPPLSRPGCQCQSPAYPPAVPPRSEPPEPLAVAINPASGPSCGSSGELRVWPGPTSRSAAPGEPLSLECRFEAPPAATVTWLQVCPRRYHSWGCSWPQEVPAAGGGRQVDREGCVSTLSFQSLQHNHSGLYFCRLQLGEAAAQSCGTFVRVHEPVPVPFLQLRDATKNRILTAQGVLLLLCAAGPGLLLLFRRWANERLLQPKKIALEEENLYEGLNLDECSMYEDISRGVQATYQDVGTPPAADGLLEKP; encoded by the exons ATGCTCCCCTCACCCGCGGGGGTCCGCACTGACCCCACAGCAGGGTCACTGCCCCTCAAGGACCCCCCACTGTTCAACACAGGTTCCTTTTGCGAGACCCTGACCCATGGGGGACTGCGGGGATCGGGGGGCTCTTTGACtcccccggtgtcacccagGGCTCTCCGTGTAAGACCCTCACCCATGGGGGGCTGCGGGGATCCCCCGGCGGGGATCGGGGGTCTCTGTGCGAGCCCCTGCCCCACGGCGGGTCCGCAGTGCCCCCCCAGCAGGCTCGCTGAGCCCCCTTTGTCCCGCCcaggctgccagtgccagagccCCGCGtaccccccggctgtccccccGCGCTCGGAGCCCCCGGAGCCGCTGGCCGTGGCCATCAACCCCGCCTCCGGCCCGTCCTGCGGCTCCTCGGGCGAGCTCCGCGTGTGGCCCGGGCCTACGTCCCGCTCCGCGGCTCCCGGCGAGCCCCTGAGCCTCGAGTGCCGCTTCGAGGCGCCGCCGGCCGCCACGGTCACCTGGCTGCAGGTGTGTCCCCGGCGCTaccacagctggggctgcagctggccGCAGGAGGtgccggcggcgggcggggggcgtCAGGTGGATCGGGAGGGCTGTGTGTCCACGCTGAGcttccagagcctgcagcacaACCATAGCGGGCTCTACTTCTGCCGCCTGCAGCTCGGCGAGGCGGCCGCGCAGTCCTGCGGCACCTTCGTGCGGGTGCACG AGCCCGTGCCGGTGCCATTCCTGCAGCTGAGGGACGCCACCAAGAACAGGATCCTGACGGCGcagggggtgctgctgctgctctgcgccgcggggccggggctgctgctgctcttcagg CGCTGGGCCAATGAGCGGCTCCTCCAGCCCAAGAAAATCGCCCTGGAGGAGGAAAATCTTTATGAG GGGCTGAACTTGGATGAGTGCTCCATGTACGAGGACATTTCTCGGGGGGTCCAAGCCACCTACCAGGACGTGGGGACCCCCCCCGCTGCCGACGGCCTGCTGGAGAAGCCTTAA
- the CD79A gene encoding B-cell antigen receptor complex-associated protein alpha chain isoform X1: protein MLPSPAGVRTDPTAGSLPLKDPPLFNTGSFCETLTHGGLRGSGGSLTPPVSPRALRVRPSPMGGCGDPPAGIGGLCASPCPTAGPQCPPSRLAEPPLSRPGCQCQSPAYPPAVPPRSEPPEPLAVAINPASGPSCGSSGELRVWPGPTSRSAAPGEPLSLECRFEAPPAATVTWLQVCPRRYHSWGCSWPQEVPAAGGGRQVDREGCVSTLSFQSLQHNHSGLYFCRLQLGEAAAQSCGTFVRVHEPVPVPFLQLRDATKNRILTAQGVLLLLCAAGPGLLLLFRKRWANERLLQPKKIALEEENLYEGLNLDECSMYEDISRGVQATYQDVGTPPAADGLLEKP, encoded by the exons ATGCTCCCCTCACCCGCGGGGGTCCGCACTGACCCCACAGCAGGGTCACTGCCCCTCAAGGACCCCCCACTGTTCAACACAGGTTCCTTTTGCGAGACCCTGACCCATGGGGGACTGCGGGGATCGGGGGGCTCTTTGACtcccccggtgtcacccagGGCTCTCCGTGTAAGACCCTCACCCATGGGGGGCTGCGGGGATCCCCCGGCGGGGATCGGGGGTCTCTGTGCGAGCCCCTGCCCCACGGCGGGTCCGCAGTGCCCCCCCAGCAGGCTCGCTGAGCCCCCTTTGTCCCGCCcaggctgccagtgccagagccCCGCGtaccccccggctgtccccccGCGCTCGGAGCCCCCGGAGCCGCTGGCCGTGGCCATCAACCCCGCCTCCGGCCCGTCCTGCGGCTCCTCGGGCGAGCTCCGCGTGTGGCCCGGGCCTACGTCCCGCTCCGCGGCTCCCGGCGAGCCCCTGAGCCTCGAGTGCCGCTTCGAGGCGCCGCCGGCCGCCACGGTCACCTGGCTGCAGGTGTGTCCCCGGCGCTaccacagctggggctgcagctggccGCAGGAGGtgccggcggcgggcggggggcgtCAGGTGGATCGGGAGGGCTGTGTGTCCACGCTGAGcttccagagcctgcagcacaACCATAGCGGGCTCTACTTCTGCCGCCTGCAGCTCGGCGAGGCGGCCGCGCAGTCCTGCGGCACCTTCGTGCGGGTGCACG AGCCCGTGCCGGTGCCATTCCTGCAGCTGAGGGACGCCACCAAGAACAGGATCCTGACGGCGcagggggtgctgctgctgctctgcgccgcggggccggggctgctgctgctcttcagg AAGCGCTGGGCCAATGAGCGGCTCCTCCAGCCCAAGAAAATCGCCCTGGAGGAGGAAAATCTTTATGAG GGGCTGAACTTGGATGAGTGCTCCATGTACGAGGACATTTCTCGGGGGGTCCAAGCCACCTACCAGGACGTGGGGACCCCCCCCGCTGCCGACGGCCTGCTGGAGAAGCCTTAA
- the CD79A gene encoding B-cell antigen receptor complex-associated protein alpha chain isoform X3, with protein sequence MQLMAAAPQIQGAPPKQGVPSPLLLSLLLLLLLPGCQCQSPAYPPAVPPRSEPPEPLAVAINPASGPSCGSSGELRVWPGPTSRSAAPGEPLSLECRFEAPPAATVTWLQVCPRRYHSWGCSWPQEVPAAGGGRQVDREGCVSTLSFQSLQHNHSGLYFCRLQLGEAAAQSCGTFVRVHEPVPVPFLQLRDATKNRILTAQGVLLLLCAAGPGLLLLFRKRWANERLLQPKKIALEEENLYEGLNLDECSMYEDISRGVQATYQDVGTPPAADGLLEKP encoded by the exons ATGCAGCTGATGGCGGCCgctccccaaatccaggggGCTCCCCCAAAACAGGGGGTCCCGAGCCCcctcctcctcagcctcctcctcctcctcctcctcccag gctgccagtgccagagccCCGCGtaccccccggctgtccccccGCGCTCGGAGCCCCCGGAGCCGCTGGCCGTGGCCATCAACCCCGCCTCCGGCCCGTCCTGCGGCTCCTCGGGCGAGCTCCGCGTGTGGCCCGGGCCTACGTCCCGCTCCGCGGCTCCCGGCGAGCCCCTGAGCCTCGAGTGCCGCTTCGAGGCGCCGCCGGCCGCCACGGTCACCTGGCTGCAGGTGTGTCCCCGGCGCTaccacagctggggctgcagctggccGCAGGAGGtgccggcggcgggcggggggcgtCAGGTGGATCGGGAGGGCTGTGTGTCCACGCTGAGcttccagagcctgcagcacaACCATAGCGGGCTCTACTTCTGCCGCCTGCAGCTCGGCGAGGCGGCCGCGCAGTCCTGCGGCACCTTCGTGCGGGTGCACG AGCCCGTGCCGGTGCCATTCCTGCAGCTGAGGGACGCCACCAAGAACAGGATCCTGACGGCGcagggggtgctgctgctgctctgcgccgcggggccggggctgctgctgctcttcagg AAGCGCTGGGCCAATGAGCGGCTCCTCCAGCCCAAGAAAATCGCCCTGGAGGAGGAAAATCTTTATGAG GGGCTGAACTTGGATGAGTGCTCCATGTACGAGGACATTTCTCGGGGGGTCCAAGCCACCTACCAGGACGTGGGGACCCCCCCCGCTGCCGACGGCCTGCTGGAGAAGCCTTAA
- the PRR19 gene encoding proline-rich protein 19: protein MSHFPALSATELLTNQRPSSGAVRTNRSEARENSSEPRHPTAAGTSRRWPRPPARATMSNHPGVLGAPLHRPLPIPTRSKSKRLRTKRERNAAKFGPKLPLGGSRQGPTGPPRWLQPPLWGGLALGSPLGPPKPVVITQKRLCHRGLFNHEVKSLDVRRLLTPGPGRDGPPPAPQIEEGEVGGVKDLVASLASLLGSFRVFGGRELVSERRQSLLAVLRRHRRGPPDLGVFLAHRTPAQPPGTAPTPGGGSGAPEGGTSPPQIKCCLQQVWGPPGPPGKKEDRDLQDEQSVLGGGRWGTPLPGLPAHFVLSIHHPSVLPAPFLEPSKGRRILSHGAQPRMRRMRSPGGLPRPGVVPGGSCRQPPPFGGPQSPPRRRKWQGGMKAGPPLPSGPSAQTLHPGDPPNPEIPVAPPAPPDPLGPPKSGELRSPGTPRIPPGPPGTP, encoded by the exons ATGTCCCATTTCCCCGCACTATCCGCCa CCGAGCTCTTGACCAATCAGCGCCCGAGCTCTGGGGCCGTGCGGACCAATCGGAGCGAAGCGCGGGAGAACTCGAGCGAGCCCCGGCACCCAACGGCCGCCGGCACGAGCCGGCGCTGGCCCCGCCCACCGGCGC GCGCCACCATGAGCAACCAcccgggggtcctgggggccCCCCTGCAccgccccctccccattcccacccGCTCCAAATCCAAACGCCTCCGGACCAAACGGGAACGCAACGCCGCCAAATTCGGCCCAAAGCTGCCCTTGGGGGGCTCCCGGCAGGGTCCCACCGGCCCCCCTCgctggctgcagcctcccctGTGGGGGGGTCTCGCTTTGGGCAGCCCCCTGGGCCCCCCCAAACCCGTGGTGATCACCCAGAAGCGGCTGTGCCACCGTGGCCTCTTCAACCACGAGGTCAAATCTCTCGACGTCCGGCGCCTGCTGACCCCTGGCCCCGGCAGGGATGGCCCCCCTCCGGCCCCCCAAATTGAGGAGGGAGAGGTCGGGGGGGTGAAGGATCTGGTGGCCAGTCTGGCCTCGCTCCTGGGCAGTTTCAGGGTGTTTGGGGGGCGGGAGCTGGTGAGCGAGCGGCGCCAgagcctgctggctgtgctcaggaggcACCGACGGGGACCCCCAGACCTGGGGGTCTTCCTGGCCCACCggaccccagcccagcccccagGTACTGCCCCCACCCCAGGGGGAGGGAGTGGGGCACCAGAGGGGGGCacctccccaccccaaatcaAGTGTTGTCTTCAGCAggtctggggacccccagggccCCCCGGCAAGAAGGAAGACCGAGACCTCCAGGACGAGCAGtcagttttggggggtgggagatGGGGGACCCCCCTGCCAGGACTCCCAGCCCACTTCGTGCTGTCAATACA cCACCCCTccgtgctcccagccccatttttGGAGCCCTCAAAGGGCAGGAG AATCCTTTCTCATGGAGCTCAGccgaggatgaggaggatgagatCCCCGGGGGGCTTACCCAGGCCTGGGGTGGTCCCGGGGGGCTCCTGCCGGCAACCCCCCCCTTTTGGaggtccccaaagcccccccaggaggAGGAAGTGGCAGGGGGGGATGAAGGCTGGACCCCCATTGCCCTCCGGGCCCTCAGCCCAGACCCTCCACCCTGGGGACCCTCCCAATCCAGAGATACCCGTggccccccccgcgcccccagACCCCCTTGGGCCCCCGAAATCTGGAGAACTGAGAagccctgggaccccccggATCCCTCCAGGTCCCCCTGGGACGCCCTAA
- the ARHGEF1 gene encoding rho guanine nucleotide exchange factor 1 produces the protein MEPEEGLSGPPCAGARGPSAAAIIGAEDEDFENDIEPTPEEQNSQFQSLELLRQHPLSLMAFLQHVVLQFDSCPVLCYLHVDMMRRMNPKEGRKQFLEFCHLFLDKAGLLRVPIPHHVQFELERTRPELLSEETQRRFLQDIQNFQEPEISRQLEDFRSKRLMGMTPGEQELSELEWSRARDPSGCDSKEKQLAEQLLARLEEMHLTISSDEEKSSVIFGAIVAYMKFLGVRTKGGDTKKSKSNFFRKKISGKEPQGKARKGFSLPGAALWGRDAHSAEFRQSEGLSVTVTPPGGDSAEAEAGTDLLGPSELGDPPSEPPSGEQHAVEEGAESESPEPGGPGGGDPPPFLPRQPEEAVPRLEPELEQEPPAWRQLAAPEALLRLPQRELRRQEVINELFLTEHAHVRMLRVLLELFYQPMLREGFFDEQELSNIFPSLEDLVEVHTVFLDSLKKLREESGFIIAEIGDVLLARFEGTEGSWFQKISARFCSRQSFALEQLKAKQRKDTRFNQFIQEAESRPRCRRLQLKDIIPTEMQRLTKYPLLLLSITKCTEAAAERAKVEQAAECCRQILNHVNQEVRDMENLMKLKDYQRRLDLSNLKQSTDPLLSEFKNTDITKRTLVHEGPLTWRITRDKAVEVQVLLLDDLLVLLQRQEERLVLRWQSRALAPCPDGKQLLSPVVRLRSAMTREVATDHKAFYVIISWENGAQIYELVAPSVSDRKNWCSIISDTAGSLKLPGAQRAKGQRPGGAHGPPGQPDYRDPSENGGGALKEPLPLDVAELRRLLRAGAGPGQGPPPPEQDLGGGPGAAPPEQERRHAGDGAESDGDPPEGGATGGAPNGAWGGRPEGGGSPGGGGSRAEPPPPRWCCPPAPRPGWGQSWGRSTRASGGSRKSRIITGSSSWPSVASSRERRSIRDPPSIQGCSARSRHRRATNAERRFWGAGRGVRTPPPLLFQGDPHPPPSPLCFYTFYINLYPGGGAWRPLPTFSPSFWGWGDVHKFIFGEGASQKTLPVPPHPQFGWKTKEFGKTPNKNQCRF, from the exons ATGGAGCCGGAGGAGGGTCTCAGTGGG CCGCCGTGCGCGGGTGCCCGCGGCCCTTCGGCCGCTGCCATCATCGGTGCCGAGGACGAGGACTTCGAAAACGACATCGAGCCC acccccgAGGAGCAGAACAGCCAGttccagagcctggagctgctgcggCAGCACCCGCTGTCCCTCATGGCCTTCCTGCAGCACGTCGTGCTCCAGTTCGACTCTTGCCCCGTG CTCTGTTACCTGCACGTGGACATGATGCGGAGGATGAACCCCAAGGAGGGCAGGAAGcaattcctggaattctgccACTTGTTCCTGGACAAGGCGGGg CTCCTGCGGGTGCCCATCCCCCACCACGTCCAGTTTGAGCTGG AACGGACCCGTCCGGAGCTGCTGTCGGAGGAGACCCAGCGGCGATTCCTGCAGGACATCCAGAACTTCCAGGAGCCGGAGATCTCCCGGCAGCTGGAAGACTTCAG GTCGAAGCGGTTGATGGGGATGACGCCGGGGGAACAGGAGCTGTCGGAGCTGGAGTGGAGCCGCGCCCGGGACCCCTCAGGATGCGACTCCAAGGAGAAGCAGCTGGccgagcagctcctggctcGCCTCGAGGAGATGCA CCTCACCATCTCTTCCGATGAGGAAAAAAG CTCCGTCATCTTCGGCGCCATCGTCGCCTACATGAAATTCCTGGGCGTCAGAACCAAGGGTGGCGAcaccaaaaaatccaaatccaacTTTTTCCGTAAAAAG ATTTCCGGGAAGGAGCCCCAGGGAAAGGCCAGGAAGGGTTTCAGCCTCCCCGGGGCCGCTCTGTGGGGTCGCGACGCCCACA GTGCTGAGTTCAGGCAAAGCGAAG GCCTGTCAGTCACCGTGACCCCCCCGGGCGGGGACAGCGCCGAGGCTGAAGCAg GGACGGACCTCCTGGGACCCTCGGAATTGGGGGACCCCCCCTCGGAGCCCCCCTCCGGAGAGCAGCACGCCGtggaggagggagcagagagcGAGAG cccggagccgggggggcccggggggggggaCCCCCCGCCCTTTCTGCCTCGGCAGCCTGAGGAGGCTGTGCCGCGCCTGGAGccggagctggagcaggagccgCCGGCCTGGCGGCAGCTCGCGGCCCCCGAGGCGCTCCTCAGGCTGCCCCAGCGCGAGCTGCGGCGCCAGGAGGTCATCAACG agctgttcctgacGGAGCACGCCCACGTCCGCATGCTGcgggtgctgctggagctcttcTACCAGCCCATGCTCCGCGAGGGCTTCTTCGACGAGCAGGAGCTCTCCAACATCTTCCCCAGCCTCGAGGACCTGGTGGAAGTTCACA CCGTGTTCCTCGACAGCCTCAAGAAGCTGCGGGAGGAGAGCGGCTTCATCATCGCCGAGATCGGGGACGTGCTGCTGgccagg TTCGAGGGCACCGAGGGCAGCTGGTTCCAGAAGATCTCAGCGCGCTTCTGCAGCCGCCAGAGCTTcgccctggagcagctcaagGCCAAGCAGAGGAAGGACACCAGGTTCAACCAGTTCATCCAG GAGGCCGAGAGCCGCCCGCGGTGCCGGCGGCTACAGCTCAAGGACATCATTCCCACGGAGATGCAGAGGCTCACCAAGTacccgctgctgctgctcagcatcACCAAATGCactg AGGCCGCGGCCGAGAGGGCCAAGGTGGAGCAGGCGGCCGAGTGCTGCCGCCAGATCCTCAACCACGTCAACCAGGAGGTCCGGGACATGGAGAACCTGATG AAGCTCAAGGATTACCAGCGGCGCCTCGATCTCTCCAACCTGAAGCAGAGCACGGACCCCCTGCTCAGCGAGTTCAAg aacaCCGACATCACCAAGCGCACGCTGGTCCACGAGGGCCCCCTGACCTGGCGCATCACCCGCGACAAAGCCGTCG aggtgcaggtgctgctgctggacgatctgctggtgctgctgcagcggCAGGAGGAGCGGCTGGTGCTGCGCTGGCAGAGCCGGGCGCTGGCGCCGTGCCCCGATGGCAAGCAGCTGCTGAGCCCGGTGGTCCGGCTGCGCTCGGCCATGACCCGAGAGGTGGCCACAG ACCACAAAGCCTTTTACGTCATCATCAGCTGGGAGAACGGGGCCCAGATCTACGAGCTGGTGGCTCCCAGCGTGTCCGACCGCAAAAA ctggtgcagcaTCATCAGCGACACCGCGGGGTCCCTGAAGCTGCCGGGGGCTCAGAGGGCCAAGGGCCAGCGGCCGGGGGGGGCACACGGCCCCCCGGGCCAGCCGGA tTACCGGGACCCCTCTGAAAATGGGGGCGGGGCCCTGAAGGAGCCGCTGCCCCTGGACG TGGCGGAGCTGCGGCGGCTGCtgcgggcgggggccgggcccggacagggacccccaccccccgagcaggatttgggggggggtcccggcgcGGCCCCCCCCGAGCAGGAGCGGAGACACGCGGGGGATGGGGCCGAGAGCGACGGGGACCCCCCCGAGGGGGGGGCCACAG GGGGGGCCCCGAACGGCGCCTGGGGGGGGCGGCCCGAGGGGGGGGGGTCCCCCGGAGGAGGGGGGTCCCGAGCTGAGCCCCCCCCCCCGCGCTGGTgctgccccccggccccgcggcctggctgggggcagagctgggggcgCTCCACGAGAGCCTCAGGGGGCTCAAG gaaATCGAGGATCATTACTGGCAGCTCTTCCTGGCCAAGCGTGGCCTCCTCACGTGAGCGCAG GAGCATCCGCGACCCCCCCTCAATTCAGGGCTGCAGCGCCAGGAGCCGCCACCGGAGGGCGACAAACGCCGAGCGCcgtttttggggggctgggaggggggtcCGCACGCCCCCTCCTCTTTTATTCCAGGGGGATCCGCATCCCCCGCCCTCCCCGCTCtgtttttatacattttatatcAATTTATACCCAGGGGGAGGGGcgtggagacccctccccacttTTAGCCCTtctttttgggggtggggggatgtacataaatttatatttggggagggggcgtcacAAAAGACTCTCCCCgtgcccccccacccccaatttGGGTGGAAAACCAAAGAATTTGGGAAAACGccaaataaaaatcaatgtCGCTTCTGA
- the LOC131590250 gene encoding histone-lysine N-methyltransferase EHMT2-like, which produces MTSLRPLSMTSQEEDGSTCLHHAAKNGNLEMVELLLGTGQVDVNAHDNGGCTPIIWAAEHKHIEVIRRPLTRGADVTLTDNFFQNLLII; this is translated from the exons ATGACGTCACTGCGTCCCCTGTCGATGACGTCACAGGAGGAGGACGGCTCCACCTGCCTGCACCACGCGGCCAAGAACGGGAACCTGGAGatggtggagctgctgctgggaaccgGACAGGTGGACGTCAACGCCCAC GACAACGGCGGCTGCACCCCGATCATTTGGGCGGCCGAGCACAAACACATCGAGGTCATTCGGCGACCGCTGACCCGAGGGGCCGACGTCACCCTGACCGACAAC tttttccagaatttattgataatttag